GCGATCGACGGCACGGGGCGGCCGCGGGCCAGATCGTCGAGCACGGAAGTCAGCAGGGGGTGCCAATCGAGCAGCCACGGTGCGGCCACGCCGCTGGCAGCGGCAGCAGGTGCTGCGGCGCAGATGGGGAGGCGATAGGCCGGCCAGCCCTGCGGCTCCGGCGCGTCCAGCGCGGCCTGGGCCGCCGCCTGCAGCCGCAGTGCCCCCTGCCCTTCGAAGCTGCAGCGCTGCACCAGACCGAGCAGCGAGGCGAGGGCGTCGAACAGGCGGCCCATGCTCGTGCAGAGCGGCGCCTTCAGGCCTGTCTCCATGAGGCGCTCCAGCAGTTGCTGCTCCCCGTCGCCGAAGGCGGCCCGGGTGGCCGGCGGGGTGTGGGCCTGGCTGTCCGCCCCGAAGGCGGCGACCAGCAGCCCGAGCGCGGCGCGGCGCGGTTCCCGTAGGGCCCGTTCGCCGCCGGGCAGGGGGAAGGGCCGCAGCCGCGCCAGGTGCGTGAAGCCGAGCGCGGCGCCCGCCCGCGGGGGCTCCAGCCGCAGGCACTCGCCGCCCCAGAGCAGACCGTCGGGGCCGAAGCCGGCGCCATCCCAGGCCACCCCTGTGGCCGGCAGCTGTAGACCGTGCTCCGCCAGGCAGGCCAGCAGGTGGGCGTGATGGTGCTGCACGGCGAGCACCGGCAGACCGCCCCAGGCCTCCGCCAGCTCGCGGCCGAGGCGGTGCGCGCTGTAGCCGGGGTGCAGGTCGACGGCGAGCCGCGACGGGCGCAGCTGCTGGCGCTCCAGCCAGCTGAGCAGGCTGCCGGTCAGCCGCCGTTCGCCGGCCAGCGTGCCGAGATCGCCGAGATGGGGCCCCAGCAGTGCGCGCCTGCCCTGGCTAATGGCGATGGCACTTTTCACCTGGCCGCCCATGGCCAGCAGCACGTCGGCCTGTCGGGGCATTGCGGCCGGCGGGGGCGCCGGATCCGGCAGGGTGATGGCGGTGGGCGCGGTGCCACGTGCCTGGCGCAGCACCATCACTGCTCCGGCCACCACCTGGGCCACGCCGTCGTCGACGGGGTTGGCGATCGGCCGGTTGTGGCTCAGCAGACCATCGGCGAGGTCCGTGAGCAGGTCCAGCCCATCGGCCTCGCTGAAGCCCAGCGGTTCGCCTGAGCGGTTGCCGCTGGTGGCCACGAGCGGCTCCCCCACCGCCTCCAGCAGCAGGGCGTGCAGGGGCGAGGCCGGCAGCATCACCCCCAGCCAGGGGGTGTGAGGGGCCACACCGTCGGCGAGGGGGGCGGCGCGCCGCCGCAGCAGCACGATCGGTGCCGCCGGCCCCACCAGCAGCCGTGCCTCCGCCGCCGACACCTGGCAGTGACGCCGCACCCAGGCCAGGTGGGGAACCAGCACGGCAAAGGGTTGCTCTGGGCGCCCCTTGCGGCGCCGCAGCACAGCGACGGCCGCCGCTGAAGCAGCCCGCACCAGCAGCTGAAAGCCCCCCACCCCCTGCAGGGCCACCACCTGGTCGCGCTGCAACGCCGCCGCCGCTGCCGCCAGCGCGGCGGCGCCAGGCCCGCCGTCGCTGCCAATCCCGCCGGCGTCCCGCTGCCGCCAGCGCAGCTGCGGTCCGCAGGCGGGGCAGCCGATCGTCTGGGCGTGAAAGCGGCGGTCGCCCGGATCGTGGAATTCGCGGTGGCAGGCGGCGCAGAGTTCAAATCCGGCCAGGGTGGTGTGGGCCCGCTCGAACGGCAGGGCGCGCAGCAGGCTGTAGCGCGGCCCGCAATGGGCGCAGCTGTTGAAGGCATACCCATAGCGGCGGTTGCGTGGATCACGCAGTTCGGCGCGGCAGGCGCCGCAGGGGGCCAGATCGGCCGGAACCAGGCCCGTGAGCGCGCTGGTGGGGTCGGGGCCACAAGCGGAATCCGGGTGCGGCCCGCTGGCGGGGGCTGCCGGCAGGATCCTGAACACGTCCGGCTCTTCCCCCAGCATCTCGCGCTGCTCCTCTCTCGGCGCCCCCGCAGGCGCAGCCAGGGGCGCCAACCAGCGACGCGCCAGGCGGTCGATGCGGCTGTGCGGCGGGCGGCGGGTCTCCAGCGCCTGCAGGAAGGCTTCCAGCGCGGCGGCGTTTCCCTCCACTTCGATCAACACCCCGCCTGGGGTGTTGGTGACCCAGCCGGCCAGTTGCTGCTGCGACGCCAGCCGATGCACGAACGGCCGGAAGCCCACGCCTTGCACGACCCCCTCAATGTCGAGCCTCAGGCGCCGCCGGGGGGCGCCGCTCATGCGCAGGCCGGGACTGCACCCTGGCGCTGGTGCTCCAGCCAGTGCAGCAGCGCCTCGAGGCCGGCACCGGTGCGAGCCGAGAGTTCGAAGAGGCGGGCGTGGGGCGCCACCGCTGCCAGGTGGGCCAGAGCGGCGGCGCGATCGAAGCCCACGGCCGCGGCGAGATCGGTTTTGTTGATCACCACCGCATCGGCGGAGTGGAACAGGGCCGGGTATTTGAGCGGCTTGTCTTCCCCTTCGGTCACCGAGAGCACGGCGATCCGCAGCTGCTCGCCCAGATCGAAGGCGGTGGGGCACACCAGGTTGCCCACGTTCTCGATCACCAGCAGCTCCATGTCGCCGGTGTCGAGCTGATCAAAGGCTCCCGCCACCAGCGACGCTTCCAGGTGGCACAGGTCGCCTGTCTGGATCTGCACGGCGCGGGCGCCGGCGGCCTGCAGGCGGCGGGCGTCATTGTCGGTGGCGAGATCGCCCACGATCACCCCCACCGGGCCGTGCCGCCACTGGCGCGCGACAGCTTCGAGCAGGGCGGTTTTGCCGGCGCCGGGGGCCGAGAGCACATTCACCACCAGCAGGCCGGCGGCCGCGAAGCGCTCGCGGTTGCGCGCGGCGTTGCTGTCGTTGCGCTCCAGCAGGTTGTGGCGCAGCAGCAGGGTTCGCGGCGCGGGGGCTGCCGCCACGCTGGCCATCGGCTGGCCGCAGGAGCAGTGGGAGCACATGGCGCAGCCGGCGGCGATGGTTCCAGTCTGGGGAGAGGGCAGGAGCCATGCCCACCGGCGTAGCCCTTCCTCACCGTGGACCGGCGCCGGTCAGCGGTTCGGGCCGGCGGCCCTCAGGCTTTCCTCCAGCTTGATCGCCGGCAGAAACAGCGCATACTCCCACCCTTCTCCAGCCGGCCGATCTTTTTTGGCGATCACGTCCTGGCGCGGCGGGCCTTTGCCTTCAGCGCCTGAATAGCGCTCCACGGCATGAAAGACCACCACTCTGGCATAGGCATAACCAAGCAGGTAGAGCGTCAAGGTTCCAACCAGAACGGCCGGGAGTTTGCTGAACTGAGCCATGGGGGCTGGGCGAACACATGAAAAAGCGAGGCCTGGCACCTACGCGTGCTGGCCTCGCTGATGCAGCGAACCTGCCGGTGACGCATCTCCCCAGAATTGAGTGAAACCAGGGATTCAGCAACCCTGGGGAGACATAGGAATCAGGGGGCAAGAACCCCCGTGAATCCCATGGGCGCTTGAGTGAGCAGGAATCCTGTGCCGAATCTGGAGGCTTGAAGGGCAAAGCCTCGCCGATCGCGCCGCTGAACTGGCACAGGATGAACTGACACGGATTCCACGGCAGCCAGCCGCATCATTCCTGAATCAGAACTTGTGATCGCGCAGGGCTTCCACCGGGTAGATGTAGGTGATGATCGAGTAGTCCGCGTAATACTTTGCTGCGATGTCGCTTGTGATCTTGTCGGCCAGTTCGCGGGTGCCGGTGAGCACCTCGATTTTCACGTTGGAGAGGGTGTGCGACACGCTTGGCTCTCCCGTGGAGCGAACATTGCGGCTTCCTTCACCACCGGCTGCATTGACGGTATAACCGGTGGCGCCTGACGCCTTGATGAGCTTGGTGAGTTTCTTGGAGAGGACTTCCTCTGCAACGATCACCAGCTTCCAGACCTGTTGACTCATGGGTATGACCTCAAAGAATAGTAGTGAGAAATTGGATCAATGGGTTGCGAATTTACTTGCCGAGCAGCACCTCTGCAATCCCGATGAACAGAGGGATGCAGATGGCGATCGCCACTGGCGTGCCGATGGCTGTGGAAGCACCGATGTAGGCCGAGGGGTTTGCTGAAGGGATGCCGGCACGAAGGGTGGGTGGGCCCGAGATATCCGAGCTGGAGGCGGCGATCACCGCCAGCACAACCGCACCACCGATGCTGAAGCCGGTGAACTTGTGGATGAGCAGACCGACGCCGAAGGCCAGGAAGCCATGCACGATGGGGGAAATGAAGGCGTAGATGGCGAACCACTGGGCCACCTTGCGCAGCTCATTCATACGCTGAGCAGCTTCCATCCCCATGATGATCATCAGCACCGCCAGGAAGCCGCGGAACAGGGGGTCGAAGAAGCTCTCATAGACGGGCTCGGGCTTGGTGAGGATGCCGAGGGCCACGCCCAGAAGAAGAGATGTAACGGCAGAACTCTGGAGGCTGTCCTTGATGATCGGCCAGACCTGCACTTTCTCGACGGTGTTGCCGGTCTTCTTGGAGAGGTAGACACTGGCCACCACGATGGCCGTCACCAGCGCCGGAATGTCCATGAAGGGATACAGGGCCGCCGTCCAGGCCTCATAGGGGATCTTGGCGGAATCCAGCTGCGGCAGCACGGCCGCCAGCGTGGAGCCGCTCACCGCACCGAACAGACCGCCGGTGGCCACGGCGTCAGGCACGCTGATGCCGGGCAGTTTCCCGAGGGTGTATCGAGCGATGAACACGATCACGATGCCTAGCCCCACGGCCGCGAGCGCCGGGAGAAAAATCTCCGTGGGGTTGGAGTTCCGAATGGCGATGCCGCCCGTCAGGCCGATCTTCATCAGCAGGAAGAAGCTGATGAACTTGTAGATCGAATCCGGAATGGCCAGCTGGCTGCCAAGTGCGGCAACGATGATCCCGCCGATCAGGAATCCGAGGGTCGGGGACTGAACCTGCTCCAGGAAGAGCGGAATGAAGTCAGAGAGGAATGTCACGTGGCGCTTTTCGTGATCTCAGAGAATTTGTCCGGCGGACTGTAGCAATTGGCACAGGGGATTGGGTCTTTGCCGAAAACCACGGTAATCACTGGGTTCTTGGCCCTCTGCCGCCATCTGATGGCCGGGTGGCTTGGCCCATTCGAGCCTGGGTTCTTGATGGCCTGGACGCCTGCTTGGCTTGATGGCCTGAGCAGCTTGCCCGTGGTGGGGATCGCGCCCGATTCCTGAAAGCGGGGCGGGGAAAGTCCGCGACCGACGAAGGAGATTCTGCGAGAGGAAGAAATGCATCATCCCGCTGCATTTCTTGGCCAGAGCTCTTCTGAGCCGGCGAGGTTCTCAGGCTTGCAAGGGGCTCGGGCGCTGAGGATTTGAGTCGTTGCGCTTTCTGGGCTCTTCCTTGATGGATGCTGCAGAGTCAGTGCGCAGGCTGAGCAATCGTTGGCACTGATCAGCTTTTGCTGCTGACACTCGGCCCTGCCTATGGCCTGCTTATGTCGCTGCTCGGGAGATGTCGCTATGCCGCTGAGCTGAAGGCGCCTCCGCCGGAAGATGCCTGGGATGCTGCGCTCCCGGCAGAGCCCACTGCGCCCCCAGAGCCTGAGCCCCCGTACAACCTCCCAGCCTCAATCCCCAATCCCCAATACCGAAACCCGTATACCGGAGTCGCAAGTCCTGAGTCCTGAGCCCGCGCCATTGCCGGCACCATCACCCGCCTTAACCTCCACCAGCTGATGAGCAAGTCAGTGGCCGCTTTCCTCGATCTTGAGCGGCCCTGGTTGTCGGTGCGGCTGGTGGCCTGGCTGATCCTCGCCAGCGGCGAGCTGCCGCGGGAGTCGGCGCTGAGCGTGCGGGCGTTCGCCCTGCCGGTGCGGGAGGGGGAGATTCCTCACGGCCCCGTCAGTGCGATGAAACCTCACGACACGTCCAGTCCGATCAGCTCCAGCTCCCGGCCTGCGGACAGCTCCAGCTCCAGGCTGGCCCCCTCAGCGATACCACCGGCCATCACCACCTCAAAGGCGAAACGCAGCGCGTCGGGATCCACCCCGGCCCGTTGCCCCACCCGCAGGCGCAGCCCATGAATCCGCGCGGCCCCTTCAGCCGCGGCGGCCGCCAGGGCGATCCGGTGCACCTCCTCCATCAGCGCCAGTTCATGCATCGCCGCACCAGCGCCGCACCGCCGCCAGGGCCTCGGGCAGCAGGGCGGCGGTGGCCTGCGTGAGGTGGCTGCCCAGCCCGCAGCGGTGCGCGCGCACCAGCAGTTGCCAGGCCGGGGGGGTGCGGCCATAGAGCTGGCCGGCCAGCTGCAGCAGCGCGCCGGGGCTGGCGTGATGACTGAAGGGCGGGCCCCCGGCCGCCGTTGCTGCGGCATCAGCCGCCAAGCGCTCCAGCTGCCAGCCCGGCGGCGGACAGGCCGGCGCCAGAGCGGCATCCACGAACAGCACCCGGCGGGCCTCGGCCAGCAGCAGTGCCAGCTCCGGCGTGAGCTGCCGGGTGGCCAGCACGGTGAGCTGCCGCTGGTGCCAGCCCTGCACCGCAGCGGCGATGGCCAGGCCCACGCCGTCGTCCTGCCGCAGATCATTGCCCCAGCCGATCAGCAGATCGCGCCGCTGTGGTGCCGGCCCGCCCGGGGCGGCGATCACGACCGCCACCGCTCCCGCAGCAGTTCCCCGCCGGGGCCGAGCAGTTGCACGTGCAGCGGCATTTCGCCGGCGGCATGGGTGGAGCACGACAGGCAGGGATCGAAGCAGCGGATGCCCGCCTCCACCCGGTTGAGCAGGGCCTCGGCGATCTCCGGCAGGGCGGTTTCAGCCCCGCCTTCCGCACCGGCGCTGGGGCCTGCCTGGATGTGGTGGCGCGCGATCTGGGTGATCGTGCGGTTCATCGCCCGGTTGTTCTGCCCGGTGGCGATGACCAGGTTCACCGCCTCGATCAGCCCGTCGCCATCCACCCGGTAGTGGTGGAACAACGTGCCGCGCGGCGCCTCGCTCACCCCCACCGCCTCGAAGGCGTTGAGGTGGGCGCGAGCGCGCACATGGGAGTCGCCGAGGGCCGGATCATCGAGCAGGGCTTCGATCGCCTCCAGCGCCGCGAGGATCTCGATGAGCCGGGCCAGGTGGTAATGGAAGGAGCTGGTCACCACCCGCCCGCCGCGCTGGCGCAGCTCCAGCAGTTCGCTGTCGGCGCCGGTGGTGCCGATGTGATCGCACACGTTCAGCCGCGCCAGCGGCCCCACCCGGTAGCTGCCCGCTTCCGGCCCCAGCGGCTTGTAGTAGGGGAATTTCAGGTAGGTCCACGGTTCCACCGCCTCGGCCAGCAACGCGTCGAACGGCCCGGCACCCAGGCCATCGGCCGGCAGATCACCGCCCAGCGGCGTGCCGTCGCCATCGATCAGGCGCAGGCGGCCGCCGTAGTGCTCCCACGCGCCGCCTTCCCCCACCAACGCCATAAAAAGAGAAGGAAAGTCCCCGAACACAGCGGCCTCCGCCGCCAGCGGCCCATCCAGCAGGTGTTTGAACAGCGCCAGGGCCGCGCGGGTGGTGGCGAAAGCCTCAGGCAGCCCCGCACGGATCGCGTCGCGGTCGGCGGCGGCGAGGGGGGTGCGCACCCCACCGGCCACCGCCCAGGCCGGATGGATCTTCCGCCCGCCCAGCCGTTCGATCACCGTCTGGCCAAACTGACGCAGCCGGATGCCGCCGCGGGCCAGCTCAGGATCGGCGGCGATCAGGCCGAACACGTTGCGCCGCGCCGGATCGCAGTCCCAGCCGAGCAGGAAATCCGGGCTGCTCAGGTGAAAGAACGACAGCGCATGCGACTGGATGATCTGGGCCAGGTTCATCAAGCGCCGCAACCGCTCGGCCGCCGGCGGGATCGTCACCGCCAGCAGCTGGTCGCCCGCCTTTGCGGAGGCCAGCAGGTGGCTCACCGGACAGATGCCGCAGATCCGCGCCGTGAGCGCCGGCATCTCCGTGAACGGCCGCCCGGCGCAGAAGGCCTCGAAGCCGCGGAATTCGGTCACATGGAAGCGGGCGGCCGCCACGCTGCCGCTGGCATCGAGGTGGATCGTGATCTTGGCGTGGCCTTCGATGCGGGTGACCGGATCGATCAGGATCGTGCGTGGTGTCCCGGCCGGTGGGGTGGGGCTCTGGTCCATGGGTCAGCCGAAGCGGATCAGCTCCGCCCCCTCCATCACTGGCGTCTCGCCCCGCAGCAGCGCCTCCAGCACGGCGCGGATGCGCGCGGCTGGTGGCGGGCAGCCGGGCAGATACACGTCCACCGGCACCACCGCCTGCACCGGCAGCACCTGCTCCAGCAGCTCCGGCACGATCCCGGGTGCCTGCGGCAGGCAGCCGCTGCTGTCTGACAGCTGCAGATAGGCCCGCTCCAGCACGGTGTCAGCGCCGGGATGGGAATTGCGCAGGCCGGGCACGTTGCTGGTGATGGCGCAGTCGCCGAACGCCACCAGCACGCGCGTGTGCTGCCGCACCTGCCGGATCAGCGCCAGGTTGTCGCTGGTGCCCACACCCCCCTCCACCAGGGCCACATCCACGTGCTCCGGGTAGGTCTTCACGTCGGAGGCGATCGGTGAGAACACCACCTCCACCAGCGCGGCCAGCTCGATCAGCCATTCGTCCAGATCGAGAAACGACATGTGGCAGCCCGAGCAGCCCGTCAACCACACGGTGGCGAGACGCAGTTTCATGGCGCCGTCCCCGCACGATGGGCCCGCAGGATCACGGCCAGCCGCCAGGCCTCCTCGTGTTTCTCCTCGGCGCCGTCGCCCTTGTGGAACAGGGCGCCGGTGGGGCAGGCCATCACGCATTTGCCGCAGTCGGTGCAGGCGTCCACCGCGCCCCAGGGCTGATTCAGCCCGGCGACGATCCGGCAGTGCTCACCCCGCCAGCCCACGTCCCACACATGGGCCCC
Above is a window of Synechococcus sp. MW101C3 DNA encoding:
- the hypF gene encoding carbamoyltransferase HypF, with protein sequence MSGAPRRRLRLDIEGVVQGVGFRPFVHRLASQQQLAGWVTNTPGGVLIEVEGNAAALEAFLQALETRRPPHSRIDRLARRWLAPLAAPAGAPREEQREMLGEEPDVFRILPAAPASGPHPDSACGPDPTSALTGLVPADLAPCGACRAELRDPRNRRYGYAFNSCAHCGPRYSLLRALPFERAHTTLAGFELCAACHREFHDPGDRRFHAQTIGCPACGPQLRWRQRDAGGIGSDGGPGAAALAAAAAALQRDQVVALQGVGGFQLLVRAASAAAVAVLRRRKGRPEQPFAVLVPHLAWVRRHCQVSAAEARLLVGPAAPIVLLRRRAAPLADGVAPHTPWLGVMLPASPLHALLLEAVGEPLVATSGNRSGEPLGFSEADGLDLLTDLADGLLSHNRPIANPVDDGVAQVVAGAVMVLRQARGTAPTAITLPDPAPPPAAMPRQADVLLAMGGQVKSAIAISQGRRALLGPHLGDLGTLAGERRLTGSLLSWLERQQLRPSRLAVDLHPGYSAHRLGRELAEAWGGLPVLAVQHHHAHLLACLAEHGLQLPATGVAWDGAGFGPDGLLWGGECLRLEPPRAGAALGFTHLARLRPFPLPGGERALREPRRAALGLLVAAFGADSQAHTPPATRAAFGDGEQQLLERLMETGLKAPLCTSMGRLFDALASLLGLVQRCSFEGQGALRLQAAAQAALDAPEPQGWPAYRLPICAAAPAAAASGVAAPWLLDWHPLLTSVLDDLARGRPVPSIALAFHRALAALLVELAQRLQLHRLLLSGGCFQNRLLLELTVTALAAAGVEAVWPQRVPCNDGGLALGQLLALAWSACEEGTEPGVQAPLLAL
- the hypB gene encoding hydrogenase nickel incorporation protein HypB, which encodes MCSHCSCGQPMASVAAAPAPRTLLLRHNLLERNDSNAARNRERFAAAGLLVVNVLSAPGAGKTALLEAVARQWRHGPVGVIVGDLATDNDARRLQAAGARAVQIQTGDLCHLEASLVAGAFDQLDTGDMELLVIENVGNLVCPTAFDLGEQLRIAVLSVTEGEDKPLKYPALFHSADAVVINKTDLAAAVGFDRAAALAHLAAVAPHARLFELSARTGAGLEALLHWLEHQRQGAVPACA
- a CDS encoding sodium-dependent bicarbonate transport family permease, producing the protein MTFLSDFIPLFLEQVQSPTLGFLIGGIIVAALGSQLAIPDSIYKFISFFLLMKIGLTGGIAIRNSNPTEIFLPALAAVGLGIVIVFIARYTLGKLPGISVPDAVATGGLFGAVSGSTLAAVLPQLDSAKIPYEAWTAALYPFMDIPALVTAIVVASVYLSKKTGNTVEKVQVWPIIKDSLQSSAVTSLLLGVALGILTKPEPVYESFFDPLFRGFLAVLMIIMGMEAAQRMNELRKVAQWFAIYAFISPIVHGFLAFGVGLLIHKFTGFSIGGAVVLAVIAASSSDISGPPTLRAGIPSANPSAYIGASTAIGTPVAIAICIPLFIGIAEVLLGK
- a CDS encoding hydrogenase maturation nickel metallochaperone HypA, with product MHELALMEEVHRIALAAAAAEGAARIHGLRLRVGQRAGVDPDALRFAFEVVMAGGIAEGASLELELSAGRELELIGLDVS
- a CDS encoding hydrogenase maturation protease, giving the protein MIAAPGGPAPQRRDLLIGWGNDLRQDDGVGLAIAAAVQGWHQRQLTVLATRQLTPELALLLAEARRVLFVDAALAPACPPPGWQLERLAADAAATAAGGPPFSHHASPGALLQLAGQLYGRTPPAWQLLVRAHRCGLGSHLTQATAALLPEALAAVRRWCGDA
- a CDS encoding Ni/Fe hydrogenase subunit alpha; its protein translation is MDQSPTPPAGTPRTILIDPVTRIEGHAKITIHLDASGSVAAARFHVTEFRGFEAFCAGRPFTEMPALTARICGICPVSHLLASAKAGDQLLAVTIPPAAERLRRLMNLAQIIQSHALSFFHLSSPDFLLGWDCDPARRNVFGLIAADPELARGGIRLRQFGQTVIERLGGRKIHPAWAVAGGVRTPLAAADRDAIRAGLPEAFATTRAALALFKHLLDGPLAAEAAVFGDFPSLFMALVGEGGAWEHYGGRLRLIDGDGTPLGGDLPADGLGAGPFDALLAEAVEPWTYLKFPYYKPLGPEAGSYRVGPLARLNVCDHIGTTGADSELLELRQRGGRVVTSSFHYHLARLIEILAALEAIEALLDDPALGDSHVRARAHLNAFEAVGVSEAPRGTLFHHYRVDGDGLIEAVNLVIATGQNNRAMNRTITQIARHHIQAGPSAGAEGGAETALPEIAEALLNRVEAGIRCFDPCLSCSTHAAGEMPLHVQLLGPGGELLRERWRS
- a CDS encoding oxidoreductase, whose product is MKLRLATVWLTGCSGCHMSFLDLDEWLIELAALVEVVFSPIASDVKTYPEHVDVALVEGGVGTSDNLALIRQVRQHTRVLVAFGDCAITSNVPGLRNSHPGADTVLERAYLQLSDSSGCLPQAPGIVPELLEQVLPVQAVVPVDVYLPGCPPPAARIRAVLEALLRGETPVMEGAELIRFG